From the genome of Gracilinanus agilis isolate LMUSP501 chromosome 2, AgileGrace, whole genome shotgun sequence, one region includes:
- the ARL10 gene encoding ADP-ribosylation factor-like protein 10: MAPRSLSHVILLLGGAVAVLGSMLFFVWKAYFSDGSGRRRRPWWEAELSPYVGELDPDERQVLVLGLDGAGKSTILHCLSGHGAKERMAPTWGFNSVRLPTESFQMDLLEVGGSQNLRFYWKEFLSQADVLVFVVDSADRLRLPCARQELHMLLAEDPDLPVVVVANKQDKSEALSVAQLQQELDLQAFGQREFFLLPASIPPAGPGSSPPSIHHVWTLLLDLLSQA, translated from the exons ATGGCTCCGCGGTCCCTTAGCCACGTTATACTGttgctgggtggtgcagtggccGTGCTGGGCTCCATGCTCTTCTTTGTATGGAAGGCCTACTTCAGCGACGGCAGCGGGAGGCGGCGGCGGCCCTGGTGGGAAGCAGAGCTGAGCCCCTATGTGGGGGAG CTGGATCCAGATGAGCGACAAGTCCTGGTGTTGGGTCTGGATGGGGCAGGGAAAAGCACCATTCTTCACTGCCTCTCTGGTCATGGAGCCAAAGAACGCATGGCTCCCACCTGGGGTTTCAACTCTGTTCGGCTTCCCACTGAGAGCTTCCAAATGGATTTGCTAGAGG TTGGTGGCAGCCAGAACCTACGGTTTTACTGGAAGGAGTTCCTGAGCCAGGCGGACGTGCTAGTGTTTGTGGTAGACTCTGCTGACCGGCTACGGCTGCCTTGTGCTCGGCAAGAGCTGCATATGCTATTGGCGGAAGATCCAGACCTGCCTGTGGTTGTGGTAGCCAATAAACAG GACAAGAGTGAGGCCTTGAGTGTGGCTCAACTGCAGCAAGAACTGGACCTGCAAGCCTTTGGCCAGCGTGAATTCTTCTTGCTGCCAGCCAGCATTCCCCCGGCTGGGCCAGGCTCTTCACCCCCAAGTATTCACCATGTCTGGACACTGTTGTTGGACCTTCTCTCCCAAGCTTGA